The sequence ACCCGGTGGCGGAGCCGAACAGGACGTCCAGATTCCAGTCGCGATCGGCTGGGAAGCTCCCGATCGCGTCGCCGCCCTCGGCGAGGAGCGTCCACAGGTCTTCCGGGGAGTCCACCCCGCCGGGATAACGACAGGANNNNNNNNNNNNNNNNNNNNNNNNNNNNNNNNNNNNNNNNNNNNNNNNNNNNNNNNNNNNNNNNNNNNNNNNNNNNNNNNNNNNNNNNNNNNNNNNNNNNCGAAACCATCGGCACCGTGCCGGGTGTGGTTTCCACTGCCCCCGGCCGTGGCAAGCCACTCCTCACGAACCGCGGCCACCTGCGGCGAATGCGAGGCATAATCCACCGGCAACCACCGCACCCGCACCCCGCGCTCTGCACACTCTGCAGCCACCGACTCCAACACCGACCGGTCCCCCGACAACACCGTCTGCCCAGGACCATTCACCACAGCCACCGCAACACTGCCGCCCATGGTGTCGCGGTTTTCGGACGTCGGAGCCGCACGGCCATCCGCCTCAGCCGCCAGTTCAGTGGCCTCGGCCTGCCCAAGATCCACAGCCAGCATGGCCCCCCGTCCGGAAAGACGATCAGCAATCAACCGCGAACGAGTGGCCACCAAGCGAGCACCCTCAGCAACAGAGAGCAGCCCAGCCACCGTCGCAGCAGCGATCTCCCCCTGCGAATGACCCACCACCACGCTCGGCGCAACACCCCGAGCACGCCACACCGCCGCCAGCGCGACCATCACCGCCCACAAAACCGGCTGCACCACATCAACCCGGCCGAGCAACTCCTCATCAGCACCGCCCAACACCTCGGACACCGAGAAATCCACCCACGGCACCAACGCCGACTCACACTCGACCAACGCAGTCGTGAAAACCTCATCCGTCCCGATCAGATCAGCGGCCATCCCAACCCACTGCGCCCCCTGCCCCGGAAACACCCACACGGACCCGACCGAGCCAAGCCCGGTAGCCGCGCGGCCGACGATCACGCTCGCGTCCGCCCTGTTCGCGGCGAGTGCGGAGAGGCCGGCCGACATCGTGTCGCGGTCCGCCCCGAACACCACGGCGCGGTGCTCCAGCTCCGCACGGGAGGTCGCCAGGGCGGCCCCGATCTCGGGCAGGGTGGCGGCCGGGTGCGCCGTGAGATGCGCGGCCAGTCGGGCGGCCTGCTCGCGCAGGGCAGGTTTGGACTGAGCCGACAGGACCCAGGGCAGCGGCGCTTCGCCGGTCGGCACGGAATCGGCTGCCGTCGTGTCGGCCGTATCGGCGGCNNNNNNNNNNNNNNNNNNNNNNNNNNNNNNNNNNNNNNNNNNNNNNNNNNNNNNNNNNNNNNNNNNNNNNNNNNNNNNNNNNNNNNNNNNNNNNNNNNNNCAGTCGCCGGTGAGCACCACCGCGCCGTCCGACCGCCACGGCGGGGACGCCGAGCCGTCGGGGACGGGCCGCAGCCGACGGACGAGACGACCCGAGGAGCGGACGGCGATCTCGTCCTCCGCGTGATCGCCGCGCACCGCGCCCGCCACGAGTCCGGCCGTCCGGCCGTCCGGCCTCGCGGGAAGGTCCACCAGCCCGCCCCACCGGTCGGGATGCTCCCGCGCGGCACTGCGCCCCCAGCCCCAGAGCAGCGCCTGCCGTGGATCGACGGGAGCGT comes from Saccharomonospora xinjiangensis XJ-54 and encodes:
- a CDS encoding acyltransferase domain-containing protein, whose amino-acid sequence is MAAHLTAHPAATLPEIGAALATSRAELEHRAVVFGADRDTMSAGLSALAANRADASVIVGRAATGLGSVGSVWVFPGQGAQWVGMAADLIGTDEVFTTALVECESALVPWVDFSVSEVLGGADEELLGRVDVVQPVLWAVMVALAAVWRARGVAPSVVVGHSQGEIAAATVAGLLSVAEGARLVATRSRLIADRLSGRGAMLAVDLGQAEATELAAEADGRAAPTSENRDTMGGSVAVAVVNGPGQTVLSGDRSVLESVAAECAERGVRVRWLPVDYASHSPQVAAVREEWLATAGGSGNHTRHGADGF